The following proteins are co-located in the Nitrospira sp. genome:
- the polA gene encoding DNA polymerase I → MPDSNRKTLYLIDGSAYIYRAFFALPPLNNSKGLHTNAVYGFTTTLLKILRERQPDGIVVAFDEKGPTLRHQEFKDYKAQRPPMPKGMSAQIPYIHRVVEALNIPAVKQAGYEADDLIGTLAHQAEQAGYDVVIVTGDKDMLQLVTPHVRIYDPVKDKWSGEAECVAKFGVEPARVIEIMGLMGDATDNIPGVKGIGEKTAMKLIAQFGTIDELLRRTDDVTPPRIKALLVEQADNARLSRKLATIDIHSPIAFDAEAFHVKPPHQDQLIDLLRELEFTTLLKTFQASATPADPKADESALLQDEPSAQRFVAALPKDGPLGVCCLLSGGPSVQADVKGIALSAGGKTAYIPIDVHAYMRPIIAVLHDRAHIKVVHDLKATMLAFHRIGITLAGPYLDTMVADYLLNPNRRDHSLDTIAMEAIGHRLGTHQAGAKAPQSLFDEDTGSREEATEQAAVLAKLAPAMTERLMGQGSLTLFQDVEMPLVPVLAEIERNGFLLDVPALQGLSKELEHELDKMMETIAGLAGGEFNINSPKQLAVVLFEKLGLKPGRKTKTGYSTDEDTLTQLATQHDLPAQILNYRSLSKLKSTYVDALPELVNPETKRLHTSLNQTVAATGRLSSTEPNLQNIPVKGDYGLRIREAFIAPKGHTLLCADYSQIEPRILAHLSQDPRLLEVFEKGEDIHMATAMDIFHLPASQITREMRRAAKSVVFGIVYGISPFGLSQNIGVPQAEAKKYIETYFEKYAGVRALMDRNIEEGKTKGYTTTILGRRRPIPELQSGDPVQRGFGERMAVNSPIQGSAADLIKVAMINVNKTLHHEMPHTKMILQVHDELIFEVQEKDLDDAKRLVKHEMEHVGKQLGLSVPLKVDLGTGHNWRVAHP, encoded by the coding sequence ATGCCTGACTCCAACCGCAAGACGCTCTACCTGATCGACGGGAGCGCCTATATCTATCGCGCCTTCTTCGCCCTCCCGCCCCTGAACAATTCCAAGGGCCTGCACACCAACGCCGTCTATGGGTTCACCACCACCCTGTTGAAGATCCTGAGGGAGCGGCAGCCGGACGGGATCGTCGTGGCCTTCGACGAAAAGGGGCCGACCCTCCGCCATCAGGAGTTCAAAGACTACAAAGCCCAGCGCCCTCCGATGCCGAAAGGCATGAGCGCGCAGATCCCCTATATCCATCGCGTGGTGGAAGCGCTGAACATTCCGGCGGTGAAGCAGGCCGGCTATGAGGCGGATGATCTCATCGGCACGCTGGCGCACCAGGCTGAACAGGCCGGCTACGACGTCGTGATCGTGACCGGCGACAAGGACATGCTCCAACTCGTCACGCCGCATGTGCGCATCTATGACCCGGTGAAAGACAAATGGTCCGGCGAAGCGGAATGTGTCGCCAAGTTCGGCGTCGAGCCGGCGCGCGTGATCGAGATCATGGGGTTGATGGGCGACGCGACGGATAACATTCCCGGCGTGAAGGGCATCGGCGAGAAGACGGCCATGAAGCTCATCGCCCAGTTCGGCACCATCGACGAATTGCTCCGGCGCACCGACGACGTCACGCCGCCACGCATCAAAGCGCTGCTGGTCGAACAGGCCGACAACGCCCGGCTCAGCCGCAAGCTGGCCACCATCGACATCCACAGCCCCATCGCCTTCGATGCGGAAGCCTTTCATGTGAAGCCGCCGCATCAGGACCAGCTCATCGACCTGCTGCGCGAACTGGAATTCACCACCCTCCTCAAGACGTTCCAAGCCAGCGCCACACCGGCCGATCCCAAGGCCGACGAATCGGCATTGCTTCAGGACGAACCTTCAGCCCAGCGCTTCGTGGCAGCGCTGCCAAAAGACGGCCCCCTCGGCGTCTGCTGCCTGCTCTCCGGCGGTCCCAGCGTTCAGGCAGACGTCAAGGGCATCGCCCTCTCGGCAGGCGGAAAGACCGCCTACATCCCAATCGATGTCCATGCCTACATGCGGCCGATCATTGCGGTGCTGCACGATCGGGCCCACATCAAAGTCGTGCACGATCTGAAAGCCACCATGCTGGCCTTTCATCGCATCGGCATCACGCTCGCAGGCCCCTATCTCGATACCATGGTGGCGGACTATCTGCTCAACCCCAACCGCCGCGACCACAGCCTCGATACCATCGCGATGGAAGCCATCGGCCATCGATTGGGCACCCACCAAGCTGGCGCCAAGGCCCCGCAATCGCTGTTCGACGAAGACACCGGCTCACGCGAAGAGGCCACGGAGCAGGCCGCCGTCCTGGCCAAACTGGCTCCTGCCATGACCGAACGCCTGATGGGCCAAGGCAGCCTGACACTCTTTCAGGATGTCGAAATGCCGCTCGTCCCAGTGCTGGCGGAAATCGAGCGCAACGGATTCCTGCTCGATGTCCCGGCCTTGCAGGGCCTGAGCAAGGAACTGGAACACGAACTCGACAAGATGATGGAGACTATCGCCGGCCTCGCGGGCGGCGAGTTCAACATCAATTCACCCAAACAGCTAGCCGTCGTGCTCTTCGAGAAGCTCGGCCTCAAACCCGGCCGCAAAACGAAGACCGGCTACTCGACCGACGAAGACACGCTCACACAGCTTGCGACGCAGCACGACCTGCCCGCGCAGATTTTGAACTATCGCAGCCTGAGCAAACTCAAATCGACCTACGTCGACGCCTTGCCCGAATTGGTGAATCCGGAGACCAAGCGGCTGCACACGTCGCTGAACCAAACCGTCGCCGCCACCGGCCGGCTCTCTTCGACGGAGCCGAATCTGCAAAACATCCCGGTCAAAGGCGACTACGGCCTGCGCATCCGCGAAGCCTTCATCGCGCCGAAGGGCCACACTCTCCTCTGCGCCGACTATAGCCAGATCGAGCCGCGCATCCTCGCGCATTTGTCGCAGGATCCCCGCTTGCTCGAAGTCTTCGAGAAAGGCGAAGATATTCACATGGCGACCGCCATGGACATTTTCCATCTCCCCGCTTCGCAGATCACCCGCGAGATGCGGCGGGCGGCCAAGAGCGTGGTCTTCGGCATCGTCTACGGCATCAGCCCCTTCGGCCTCTCGCAGAACATCGGCGTGCCGCAGGCGGAGGCCAAGAAGTACATCGAAACCTATTTTGAAAAATACGCGGGCGTGCGGGCTCTGATGGACCGGAATATCGAAGAGGGCAAAACCAAGGGCTATACCACCACCATCCTGGGCCGGCGGCGGCCGATTCCCGAACTCCAAAGCGGCGATCCCGTGCAGCGCGGCTTCGGCGAACGCATGGCGGTGAACAGCCCCATCCAAGGCTCAGCCGCAGACCTGATCAAGGTCGCGATGATCAATGTGAATAAGACCCTGCATCATGAGATGCCGCATACGAAAATGATCCTCCAGGTCCACGACGAATTGATCTTTGAAGTGCAGGAGAAGGACTTGGACGACGCGAAGCGGCTGGTGAAACACGAAATGGAACATGTGGGGAAGCAACTCGGGCTCTCCGTCCCGCTCAAAGTGGACCTGGGCACCGGACACAATTGGCGAGTGGCGCATCCATAA
- a CDS encoding PGPGW domain-containing protein, whose translation MDAILAAVTQYVPVQVLVWLTVGSLIGFIGTLIAIPFIMVRLPSDYFDTRVPRHWMKDHHPVLRLIGLIVKNVVGLVFLLAGFAMLFLPGQGILTMLIGISLMDFPRKRELEAKIVGQPTVLQALNAMRAKFEKPPLTLAPDP comes from the coding sequence ATGGATGCCATTCTCGCGGCGGTGACACAGTACGTTCCTGTTCAGGTCCTCGTCTGGTTGACGGTCGGTTCGCTGATCGGTTTTATCGGCACGTTGATCGCCATCCCATTCATCATGGTACGGCTCCCCTCTGACTACTTCGATACCCGCGTCCCGCGCCATTGGATGAAGGACCATCACCCGGTGCTCCGGCTGATCGGATTGATTGTCAAAAATGTGGTCGGCCTCGTGTTTCTGCTGGCGGGCTTCGCCATGTTGTTCCTCCCGGGCCAGGGCATTCTGACCATGCTCATCGGCATTTCCTTGATGGATTTCCCCCGCAAACGCGAGCTGGAGGCGAAGATCGTCGGCCAGCCCACTGTCCTGCAGGCCCTGAACGCGATGCGCGCCAAGTTCGAGAAACCGCCGCTCACCCTCGCGCCCGACCCCTGA
- the nth gene encoding endonuclease III: protein MRQDEIHPAIRIVTREIRQWQEPVVGVVARESDRDPFRILISCLLSLRTKDKTTAEASARLFALAHEPAAMLALPLTHIEQAIYPVCFYRTKAKSIHAICRRLLDVYGGTVPDSIEELVTLSGVGRKTANLVVTVGYGKPGICVDIHVHRISNRWGYIKTKTPDESEEALRRKLPKQYWITFNDLLVPYGQNLCQPVSPWCSKCKLTDYCDRVGVTKSR, encoded by the coding sequence ATGCGTCAGGACGAGATCCACCCCGCGATCAGGATCGTCACGCGGGAGATCCGCCAGTGGCAGGAACCGGTCGTTGGGGTCGTGGCGCGTGAATCCGACCGCGATCCCTTCCGCATCCTCATCTCCTGCCTCCTGAGCCTCCGCACCAAAGACAAAACCACCGCAGAAGCGAGCGCGCGACTCTTTGCCCTGGCACATGAACCCGCCGCGATGCTGGCGCTGCCGCTCACGCACATTGAACAGGCCATTTACCCGGTCTGTTTCTACCGGACCAAAGCGAAGTCGATACACGCGATCTGCCGACGCCTGCTCGACGTCTATGGCGGAACCGTGCCCGATTCCATCGAGGAACTCGTCACCCTGTCAGGCGTCGGCAGAAAGACGGCCAACCTGGTCGTGACGGTCGGCTACGGCAAACCCGGCATCTGCGTGGATATTCACGTGCATCGGATCAGCAATCGCTGGGGCTACATCAAGACGAAGACGCCGGACGAGAGCGAAGAAGCCCTCCGGCGCAAACTGCCGAAACAATATTGGATCACCTTCAACGACTTGCTCGTGCCCTACGGGCAGAACCTCTGCCAGCCTGTCTCCCCCTGGTGTAGCAAGTGCAAATTGACGGACTATTGCGATCGGGTGGGAGTCACAAAATCACGTTAA
- the rpsU gene encoding 30S ribosomal protein S21: protein MEIKVFNNNVEKALKVAKKKLAGEGLFRELKRRRYYEKPSVRKKAKLREAQRRRQKWLSKRKPE from the coding sequence ATGGAAATCAAAGTCTTCAATAACAATGTCGAGAAGGCCCTCAAGGTTGCCAAGAAGAAATTGGCAGGCGAAGGGTTGTTTCGTGAACTGAAGCGCCGCCGGTACTATGAAAAGCCGAGCGTGAGAAAGAAAGCCAAGCTGCGCGAAGCTCAACGGCGCCGTCAGAAGTGGTTGTCGAAGCGGAAGCCTGAGTAG
- the ftcD gene encoding glutamate formimidoyltransferase, whose amino-acid sequence MPTIIECIPNFSEGRDSATLEALRAAVRSVPGVWLLDHTSDPDHHRSVLTFAGEPEAVCDAALQAIRVATERIDLRRHEGVHPRIGATDVVPFVPLQDATIEDCIRLARLLGERVGQELQIPVFLYEQTASHPDRVRLESVRRGGLPGLRARMAADPNWRPDFGPSRLHETAGAIVIGARPPLIAFNVNLNTADLAIAKAIAKTVRQSSGGFPCIKALGVPLTSRGIVQVSMNLTDYRVTSMATAFRAVNREAAKLGVAIAGSELIGLVPQAALDQAAAALLQLDRFDPSSILETKLRAALSISSHAETGQIEGYLQAVAAPIPTPAGGSVAALVGALAASLGVMGARLGKEPAAEQRLIGMSRRLQRLVQEDCDAYKIFAQARALPVDHADRSTRLPAALQRITEVPLEIAELACEAGQVLVTIRTHLPVPVQSDLTVGLLMAIAAAEAGRHTANTNINVQQNHNIKDSYTQRSSKISNCLEELKRLCYTPPFVA is encoded by the coding sequence ATGCCGACGATTATTGAATGCATCCCCAATTTCAGTGAGGGGCGAGACTCCGCCACCCTTGAAGCGCTGAGGGCAGCCGTGCGATCGGTGCCGGGCGTCTGGCTGCTGGATCATACCAGCGATCCCGATCATCATCGCTCCGTGCTGACGTTCGCGGGCGAACCTGAGGCCGTCTGCGATGCGGCGCTCCAGGCGATTCGTGTGGCCACGGAACGGATTGATCTGCGCCGCCATGAAGGAGTCCATCCCCGCATCGGCGCGACGGATGTGGTGCCGTTTGTGCCCCTCCAAGACGCGACCATAGAGGATTGCATCCGGCTGGCCCGTCTGCTTGGCGAACGTGTGGGACAAGAACTTCAGATCCCGGTCTTTCTGTATGAACAGACCGCCAGTCATCCCGATCGCGTGCGACTGGAATCCGTCCGCCGGGGAGGATTACCAGGCCTGCGCGCACGAATGGCCGCGGATCCAAACTGGCGGCCCGATTTCGGCCCCTCCCGGCTTCATGAGACCGCGGGAGCCATCGTGATCGGCGCGCGACCGCCACTCATCGCCTTCAACGTGAACCTCAACACGGCCGATCTCGCGATCGCCAAGGCCATCGCCAAGACCGTCCGACAATCGAGCGGCGGATTCCCCTGTATCAAAGCCCTCGGCGTCCCGCTCACCAGCCGCGGGATTGTGCAGGTTTCGATGAACCTGACGGATTATCGCGTCACATCAATGGCCACGGCCTTTCGTGCAGTGAACAGGGAAGCCGCCAAGCTCGGCGTGGCCATCGCCGGCAGTGAACTGATCGGCCTCGTTCCGCAAGCCGCGCTGGATCAGGCCGCAGCGGCGCTCCTTCAGCTTGACCGATTCGATCCCTCATCCATCCTTGAAACGAAATTGCGTGCCGCCTTGTCCATTTCATCGCATGCAGAAACCGGCCAGATAGAGGGTTACCTCCAAGCCGTCGCCGCCCCCATCCCAACACCGGCTGGCGGAAGCGTGGCCGCGTTGGTGGGAGCTTTGGCTGCCTCGCTGGGCGTCATGGGTGCGCGCTTGGGCAAGGAGCCTGCGGCAGAACAACGGCTCATCGGCATGAGCCGGCGGCTGCAGCGGCTCGTACAAGAAGATTGTGACGCCTACAAGATATTCGCACAGGCGCGCGCGCTTCCCGTCGATCACGCGGATCGGTCCACACGATTGCCAGCGGCGCTGCAACGGATCACAGAAGTGCCGCTAGAGATTGCCGAATTGGCCTGTGAGGCGGGGCAAGTCCTCGTCACCATTCGAACACATCTTCCCGTCCCCGTTCAGTCAGACCTGACCGTAGGGCTTCTGATGGCCATCGCCGCGGCCGAGGCAGGACGTCACACAGCCAACACGAACATAAATGTCCAACAAAATCATAATATTAAAGACTCTTATACGCAAAGATCCTCAAAGATCAGCAACTGTCTTGAGGAACTCAAAAGGCTGTGCTACACTCCGCCCTTTGTTGCGTAG
- a CDS encoding sulfurtransferase TusA family protein, whose translation MMQADVKLDTLGYFCPMPIILTSKKIKELAVGQVLEVVSDDEGIKKDMPAWCDTTGHQMVGMEEEQATAGRIYKAFVKKTK comes from the coding sequence ATGATGCAGGCCGATGTGAAGCTCGATACCCTCGGGTACTTTTGCCCGATGCCCATCATTCTCACCTCGAAGAAAATCAAGGAACTCGCCGTCGGCCAAGTGCTGGAAGTCGTATCCGACGACGAAGGCATCAAGAAAGACATGCCAGCCTGGTGCGACACCACAGGGCATCAGATGGTCGGCATGGAAGAAGAACAGGCGACCGCGGGCCGGATCTACAAGGCGTTTGTCAAAAAAACCAAGTAA
- a CDS encoding DsrE/DsrF/DrsH-like family protein — MQTTQIEPSATLAQLQESKPDKVTIVLLSGDMDKAMAAFIIATGAAAMGMQVTVFFTFWGLNTIRRKGATSSAKDWLRRMFGVLNKGGAENLPLSRFHFGGLGTRMMQKVMKQNRMPGVPELMETALDLGVRFIACTTTMGLMGITKDTLIDGIDQFAGVTTYLAEAKQGSVNLFI; from the coding sequence ATGCAGACCACTCAGATAGAGCCGTCCGCAACCTTGGCGCAGCTGCAAGAGTCGAAACCCGATAAGGTGACGATCGTGCTGCTGAGCGGGGATATGGATAAAGCCATGGCCGCCTTTATCATCGCCACCGGCGCGGCCGCGATGGGGATGCAGGTCACCGTATTCTTTACCTTTTGGGGCCTGAATACGATCCGCCGGAAAGGCGCCACCAGCTCGGCCAAAGACTGGCTCCGCCGGATGTTCGGCGTCCTCAACAAGGGAGGAGCAGAGAACCTTCCGTTGTCCCGCTTCCATTTTGGCGGGCTCGGCACCAGGATGATGCAAAAAGTCATGAAACAGAACCGGATGCCCGGCGTGCCCGAGTTGATGGAAACGGCCCTTGATCTGGGCGTGCGATTCATCGCTTGCACCACGACCATGGGGCTTATGGGCATCACCAAGGACACGTTGATCGACGGCATCGATCAATTCGCAGGGGTGACGACCTATCTCGCCGAAGCCAAGCAGGGCAGCGTCAATTTGTTCATTTAA
- a CDS encoding aromatic ring-hydroxylating dioxygenase subunit alpha encodes MTMHVEQDTTPVRSPPLLGFWYAAAASADLAPGTLKGVVLLSTPILLCRTADGRVSAMLDLCPHRGMPLSFGRMDGNRVECPYHGWQFETDGRCAAIPSLVSDSPIDPKKICVTSFPCQDQDGYIWVYMADSRYPDRPIPPLMRHPLPSSPYLMFQHSQMLSSTLDDGVVGLMDPAHGPYVHQSRFWRKPAGQHDKAKTFEPIPNGFRMIGHAPSKNSPPYQLLKWFSGGELTTTIDFVLPNQRYEFIQCGSLWVSIRVLMTPITEHETRMDFCAAWNALRWLPFGTSIFKYFAKGFLAQDKVAMDRQSIGLKYKPPFRLVGDADQQAKWYHKLKAAHVASLQTGQPFDHPLKGPVTLRWRS; translated from the coding sequence ATGACAATGCACGTGGAACAGGATACCACTCCCGTACGCAGCCCGCCGCTCTTGGGGTTTTGGTATGCGGCGGCGGCCAGCGCCGATCTCGCTCCAGGGACGTTGAAGGGCGTTGTGCTGTTGAGCACGCCGATACTCCTCTGCCGGACGGCGGATGGCCGGGTGTCGGCGATGCTCGATCTGTGCCCGCATCGGGGGATGCCGCTGTCGTTTGGGCGGATGGATGGAAACCGGGTCGAGTGCCCCTATCACGGCTGGCAGTTTGAGACGGACGGGCGCTGCGCGGCGATTCCATCTCTGGTCAGCGATTCGCCGATCGATCCCAAGAAAATCTGTGTCACGTCGTTTCCCTGCCAGGATCAGGACGGCTATATTTGGGTCTACATGGCGGACAGCCGCTATCCCGACCGGCCGATTCCTCCCCTCATGCGGCATCCGCTTCCCTCCAGCCCCTATCTGATGTTCCAGCATTCACAGATGCTCTCCAGCACGCTCGATGACGGGGTGGTGGGACTTATGGACCCGGCGCACGGACCCTACGTGCATCAGAGCCGATTTTGGCGAAAGCCGGCCGGCCAGCACGACAAGGCGAAAACATTCGAGCCGATCCCTAACGGGTTTCGGATGATCGGCCATGCGCCGTCGAAGAACAGCCCCCCCTATCAATTATTAAAGTGGTTTTCAGGCGGGGAGCTCACCACCACCATCGATTTCGTGCTGCCGAACCAGCGGTATGAGTTCATCCAGTGCGGGTCGCTGTGGGTCTCGATTCGGGTTCTGATGACGCCGATTACGGAACACGAAACGCGCATGGATTTCTGTGCGGCCTGGAACGCGCTGCGGTGGCTGCCGTTCGGCACCTCGATCTTCAAGTATTTTGCCAAAGGGTTTCTGGCGCAGGACAAGGTCGCGATGGACCGCCAGTCGATCGGGCTCAAGTACAAGCCGCCGTTCCGCCTCGTGGGCGATGCCGATCAGCAGGCGAAGTGGTATCACAAGTTGAAAGCGGCCCATGTTGCGTCGCTTCAGACCGGACAACCGTTCGACCATCCGCTCAAAGGGCCGGTGACGTTGCGCTGGAGGAGCTAG
- a CDS encoding cation:proton antiporter — protein MTDYGVLSNLLIIFAVSIAVVFVFHQFRLPSIAGFLVAGALIGPHGFNLISNTSTVQILAEIGVVLLLFTIGIEFSLGRLASLKRLLFIGAPLQVGGVIGIIWAGSLFTGLPWQQGLFWGFLLSLSSTAIVLKAMAANGESDSLHGRATIGILIFQDLAVVPMILLAPILASPSEGAALSILLTLGKSVVVVGLVVAAAWYIVPKLLEHIVRSRSRELFLLTIIMLCLGIAWLTSLGGLSLALGAFIAGLVISESEYSHQAIAEVLPFRDSFNSLFFVSIGILMDWRVLLEYPAVVTGLLAVILTVKFVAGAGAVLAVAVPPRSAVMTGVALAQVGEFSFILAQVGQENGLLSGAPYQIFLAVSVCSMIITPFLMQWSPHLARRAEAVQRLRHWFPGRTTAHVLETEGRHLRIKDHVIIVGYGLNGRNLARVLGETEVPYVALDLDGDTVKRESQHGVPLYYGDATNPHVLRHMKIEEARVMVVAISDPFMVRRTVQVARSLNAKLHIVVRTRYLRELEELHQLGADDVVPEEFETSIEIFALVLRTYHMPPDYVMKKAEQVRREGYALLRRSELPELAHHLRGGTLNDAEVETCRIDEDSPAAGKTLAQISLRPRTGASVIAWTRSGVTESNPSEKTKLLAGDIIVLLGSRDQIRRAIALVVPANTH, from the coding sequence ATGACCGACTACGGCGTGCTCAGCAATTTGCTCATCATCTTCGCGGTGTCGATCGCGGTCGTCTTCGTGTTCCATCAGTTTCGGCTGCCCTCGATCGCCGGCTTTCTCGTCGCCGGAGCGCTCATCGGCCCGCACGGGTTCAACCTCATCTCCAATACCAGCACAGTGCAAATCCTCGCGGAAATCGGCGTCGTCCTGCTGCTGTTCACCATCGGCATCGAGTTTTCCTTGGGCCGATTGGCCTCGCTGAAACGGCTCCTCTTCATCGGCGCCCCCCTCCAAGTCGGCGGCGTGATCGGCATTATCTGGGCCGGGAGCCTGTTCACAGGATTGCCGTGGCAGCAAGGCCTCTTCTGGGGGTTCCTCCTCTCGCTTAGCAGCACGGCCATCGTGCTGAAAGCGATGGCCGCCAATGGCGAAAGCGACTCGCTCCACGGGCGCGCGACGATCGGGATCCTGATTTTTCAAGACCTCGCCGTCGTCCCCATGATCCTATTGGCCCCCATCCTCGCCAGCCCCAGCGAAGGCGCCGCGCTCTCCATCCTCCTGACGCTTGGCAAATCGGTGGTGGTCGTGGGCTTGGTGGTGGCGGCGGCCTGGTACATCGTCCCGAAACTCCTGGAGCACATCGTCCGCAGCCGCAGCCGCGAACTCTTTCTCCTCACCATCATCATGTTGTGCCTGGGGATCGCCTGGCTGACCTCGCTCGGCGGGCTCTCGCTGGCGTTGGGCGCCTTCATCGCCGGGCTAGTGATTTCGGAATCGGAATACAGCCATCAGGCCATCGCGGAAGTCCTGCCCTTTCGCGACAGTTTCAACAGCCTCTTTTTCGTCTCCATCGGCATTTTGATGGATTGGCGCGTGCTGCTCGAATACCCGGCGGTGGTGACCGGCCTGCTGGCGGTCATTTTGACGGTCAAGTTCGTCGCAGGCGCCGGTGCCGTCCTGGCCGTGGCCGTGCCCCCGCGATCCGCCGTCATGACCGGCGTGGCCCTCGCGCAAGTCGGCGAATTCAGCTTCATTCTGGCGCAAGTCGGCCAGGAGAACGGGCTGCTCTCCGGCGCGCCCTATCAAATCTTTCTCGCGGTCTCCGTCTGCTCGATGATCATAACGCCCTTTCTGATGCAGTGGTCGCCGCATCTCGCCCGCCGGGCCGAAGCCGTGCAGCGGCTCCGTCACTGGTTCCCGGGACGAACGACCGCGCATGTGCTCGAAACGGAAGGGCGGCATCTGCGGATCAAAGATCACGTGATCATCGTGGGGTACGGCCTGAACGGCCGCAACCTGGCGCGCGTGCTCGGGGAAACGGAAGTGCCCTATGTCGCGCTGGATCTGGACGGCGACACGGTCAAGCGGGAATCCCAGCATGGCGTGCCGCTCTATTACGGTGACGCCACGAATCCCCATGTGCTCCGGCACATGAAAATCGAAGAGGCCCGGGTCATGGTCGTCGCCATTTCCGATCCCTTCATGGTGCGTCGCACGGTGCAAGTGGCGCGAAGCCTCAACGCCAAACTGCACATCGTCGTCCGCACCCGGTATCTGCGCGAGCTGGAAGAGCTCCACCAACTGGGAGCCGATGATGTCGTGCCGGAAGAGTTCGAGACCTCGATTGAAATTTTTGCCCTCGTCCTGCGGACCTATCACATGCCTCCGGACTACGTGATGAAGAAGGCCGAACAAGTGCGGCGGGAAGGGTATGCCCTATTGCGGCGGAGCGAATTGCCGGAATTGGCCCACCATCTGCGCGGCGGCACCTTGAACGATGCCGAAGTGGAAACCTGCCGGATCGATGAGGACTCTCCCGCCGCGGGGAAGACGCTGGCGCAGATTTCCCTCCGCCCGCGAACCGGCGCCTCGGTGATTGCCTGGACGAGAAGCGGCGTGACCGAGTCGAATCCGTCCGAGAAAACCAAACTCCTGGCCGGGGATATCATCGTGCTGCTCGGCTCGCGCGATCAGATTCGCCGGGCCATCGCGCTCGTCGTGCCTGCCAACACACACTAG
- a CDS encoding HAD family phosphatase: protein MLRAIIFDFNGVIADDETPHVHCFCQALKEFGLRLTTEEYYGTYLGMDERTCTALLLTARDGHSDERLLRQIQERKAELFRRYTAAHKPELFPGVVECVKAAKPRYRLAIASGGRREQIDRALDRTPIQYDFELIVSAEDCPIGKPDPAIYRLALARLNGVGTNLPLVQPQECLVIEDSLAGIRSARAAGMFVLGLATTYSADHLHEADLVLPSLAGVDPEDLFTRLSSRLT from the coding sequence ATGCTGCGAGCCATCATATTCGACTTCAACGGGGTCATCGCCGATGACGAGACCCCGCATGTGCACTGCTTTTGCCAGGCGCTCAAGGAGTTCGGCCTGCGGCTGACGACCGAAGAGTATTACGGCACGTACCTCGGGATGGACGAGCGGACCTGCACGGCCCTGTTGCTGACGGCCCGCGATGGGCACAGTGATGAGCGGCTATTGCGGCAGATTCAGGAGCGGAAGGCAGAGCTGTTCAGGCGCTATACCGCCGCGCACAAGCCGGAACTGTTTCCCGGCGTGGTGGAGTGCGTGAAAGCGGCCAAGCCACGGTATCGGCTGGCCATTGCCTCCGGCGGCCGGCGGGAGCAAATCGATCGGGCGCTCGATCGTACCCCTATCCAGTATGATTTTGAACTCATCGTCTCGGCGGAAGACTGTCCCATCGGCAAACCCGATCCGGCCATCTATCGCCTGGCCCTGGCGCGGCTGAACGGTGTTGGGACGAACCTTCCGCTTGTGCAGCCGCAGGAATGCCTGGTCATTGAAGATTCCTTGGCTGGTATTCGTTCAGCGCGTGCCGCCGGCATGTTTGTGTTGGGGTTGGCGACGACCTATTCTGCGGATCACTTGCATGAAGCCGATCTGGTTCTGCCCTCACTGGCGGGGGTGGATCCCGAAGACCTTTTCACGCGCCTCAGCTCACGGCTAACCTAG